Proteins from one Mobula birostris isolate sMobBir1 chromosome 10, sMobBir1.hap1, whole genome shotgun sequence genomic window:
- the LOC140204587 gene encoding uncharacterized protein, whose protein sequence is MEPAKRNTSRRRRIASAISRFIIATFRILCQCECFSGSQSCCKGVNRVVPQNEQQVKESSAAGSQGNHSCPPDDNILQASRENWQNPRAPGISGTGYDTPVTPIPRPFPAWDPAPMDPSRSGTAIPVGASPSVEGPGCPECNRDVGSSGLEEQQPQDGLDKSVPSSAESPSPGTVPSSSTGQEEGEDVEKMEEEEVGKPGTSREQGGQEQSVAFSFRSMWEKLWDPLWSSPHSHVVRSGLQDSPDVLRYGLKNNHPRSEHHMQAPYPSEEAAPASSIPDSELLKVPHTDYEFWATFNFGGTEAARMLLMERRERAAAQNTSIS, encoded by the exons ATGGAGCCCGCAAAGAGGAACACATCAAGAAGGCGACGGATCGCTTCGGCTATTTCTCGTTTCATTATCGCTACGTTCCGAATTCTGTGTCAATGTGAATGTTTCTCG GGTTCCCAGTCCTGCTGCAAAGGTGTCAACCGCGTAGTTCCGCAAAACGAGCAGCAGGTAAAGGAATCCTCTGCAGCGGGAAGCCAGGGAAATCACTCTTGTCCGCCGGACGACAACATTCTGCAAGCGAGCAGGGAAAATTGGCAAAATCCACGTGCGCCTGGAATTTCAGGCACAG GATATGACACACCAGTTACTCCCATCCCTCGTCCATTCCCGGCGTGGGATCCAGCTCCCATGGATCCCTCGAGGTCTGGGACAGCGATTCCTGTCGGCGCCTCCCCTTCGGTAGAGGGTCCAGGATGTCCCGAGTGCAATAGGGACGTCGGAAGCTCAGGGCTGGAGGAGCAGCAGCCCCAAGATGGCCTCGACAAAAGCGTTCCGTCTTCCGCTGAGTCGCCGTCCCCAGGGACGGTCCCCTCCTCTTCTACGGgacaggaggagggggaggatgtggagaagatggaagaggaggaggtggggaAGCCGGGGACGTCCCGGGAGCAAGGTGGACAGGAGCAGAGCGTGGCTTTCAGTTTCCGCTCGATGTGGGAAAAGTTGTGGGACCCCCTTTGGTCCAGTCCCCACTCTCACGTTGTGCGGAGTGGATTACAGGACTCGCCGGACGTTTTAAGGTATGGGTTGAAAAACAATCACCCAAGATCTGAACACCATATGCAGGCTCCGTACCCGTCTGAGGAGGCCGCGCCTGCGTCCTCCATCCCGGACTCTGAGCTGCTCAAGGTGCCCCACACAGATTATGAATTCTGGGCCACCTTCAACTTCGGTGGAACAGAGGCGGCGAGGATGCTGCTGATGGAGCGCCGGGAGAGGGCTGCAGCTCAGAACACCTCGATATCCTGA